A single window of Electrophorus electricus isolate fEleEle1 chromosome 16, fEleEle1.pri, whole genome shotgun sequence DNA harbors:
- the LOC118242674 gene encoding histone H1-like — MAEVAPAPAAAAPAKAPKKKAAARPKKAGPSVGELIVKAVSASKERNGVSLAALKKALAAGGYDVEKNNSRVKLAIKSLVTKETLVQTKGTGASGSFKLNKKQDEAKKNPAKKAAPKAKKAPAKKPAAAKKPKKVAAKKPASAAAKKSPKKAKKPAAAAKATKSPKKAKKPATPKKAAKSPKKAKTAKPKTAKPKAAKAKKAAPKKK; from the coding sequence ATGGCAGAAGTAGCTCCAGCCCCAGCCGCCGCTGCGCCGGCCAAGGCGCCTAAGAAGAAAGCTGCCGCTAGACCCAAGAAAGCGGGACCCAGCGTCGGTGAGCTTATCGTCAAAGCTGTTTCTGCTTCCAAAGAACGGAACGGGGTCTCTCTCGCCGCTCTGAAGAAAGCTTTGGCTGCGGGTGGTTACGACGTGGAAAAGAACAACTCTCGCGTCAAGCTTGCTATCAAAAGCTTGGTGACAAAGGAAACTCTGGTGCAGACCAAAGGAACCGGTGCCTCTGGCTCTTTTAAGCTCAACAAGAAGCAAGACGAAGCCAAGAAAAACCCCGCTAAGAAAGCCGCGCCTAAGGCGAAAAAAGCGCCCGCCAAGAAACCTGCCGCGGCTAAAAAGCCCAAGAAGGTAGCGGCAAAGAAGCCCGCCTCCGCCGCTGCAAAGAAGTCACCCAAGAAGGCGAAGAAGCCTGCTGCCGCCGCGAAAGCCACCAAGAGCCccaagaaagcaaagaagccgGCCACCCCGAAGAAGGCAGCCAAGAGCCCCAAGAAGGCAAAGACCGCCAAGCCCAAGACTGCCAAACCAAAGGCTGCAAAGGCGAAAAAAGCTGCCCCCAAGAAGAAGTAA
- the LOC118242682 gene encoding histone H3 isoform X1: MARTKQTARKSTGGKAPRKQLATKAARKSAPATGGVKKPHRYRPGTVALREIRRYQKSTELLIRKLPFQRLVREIAQDFKTDLRFQSSAVMALQEASEAYLVGLFEDTNLCAIHAKRVTIMPKDIQLARRIRGERA; this comes from the coding sequence ATGGCAAGAACAAAGCAGACCGCCCGTAAGTCCACCGGTGGTAAAGCCCCGAGGAAGCAGCTTGCCACCAAGGCCGCTCGTAAGAGCGCCCCAGCCACCGGCGGCGTGAAGAAGCCTCATCGTTACAGGCCTGGTACCGTAGCTCTGAGGGAGATTCGTCGTTATCAGAAGTCGACCGAGTTGCTGATCCGCAAGCTGCCCTTCCAGCGCCTGGTGAGAGAAATTGCTCAGGATTTCAAGACCGATCTCCGTTTCCAGAGCTCTGCCGTCATGGCCTTGCAGGAGGCTAGCGAGGCATACCTGGTCGGCCTGTTCGAGGATACTAACTTGTGCGCTATCCACGCCAAGAGAGTCACCATCATGCCCAAGGACATCCAGTTGGCCCGCCGCATTCGCGGAGAGCGTGCTTAA
- the LOC118242682 gene encoding histone H3, embryonic isoform X2, producing MARTKQTARKSTGGKAPRKQLATKAARKSAPATGGVKKPHRYRPGTVALREIRRYQKSTELLIRKLPFQRLVGLFEDTNLCAIHAKRVTIMPKDIQLARRIRGERA from the exons ATGGCAAGAACAAAGCAGACCGCCCGTAAGTCCACCGGTGGTAAAGCCCCGAGGAAGCAGCTTGCCACCAAGGCCGCTCGTAAGAGCGCCCCAGCCACCGGCGGCGTGAAGAAGCCTCATCGTTACAGGCCTGGTACCGTAGCTCTGAGGGAGATTCGTCGTTATCAGAAGTCGACCGAGTTGCTGATCCGCAAGCTGCCCTTCCAGCGCCTG GTCGGCCTGTTCGAGGATACTAACTTGTGCGCTATCCACGCCAAGAGAGTCACCATCATGCCCAAGGACATCCAGTTGGCCCGCCGCATTCGCGGAGAGCGTGCTTAA
- the LOC118242690 gene encoding histone H2A, whose product MSGRGKTGGKARAKAKTRSSRAGLQFPVGRVHRLLRKGNYAERVGAGAPVYLAAVLEYLTAEILELAGNAARDNKKTRIIPRHLQLAVRNDEELNKLLGGVTIAQGGVLPNIQAVLLPKKTEKAVKTK is encoded by the coding sequence ATGAGTGGAAGAGGGAAGACCGGCGGTAAGGCTAGGGCTAAGGCCAAGACTCGCTCCTCTCGCGCTGGCCTGCAGTTTCCTGTGGGCCGTGTGCACAGGCTTTTGCGCAAAGGTAATTATGCCGAGCGCGTTGGTGCCGGTGCTCCGGTCTATttggctgctgtgctggagtATCTGACTGCTGAAATTCTCGAGTTGGCAGGCAACGCCGCCCGTGACAACAAGAAGACCCGTATCATTCCTCGTCATCTGCAGCTCGCCGTGCGTAACGACGAGGAGTTGAACAAGCTGTTAGGAGGGGTGACTATTGCTCAAGGTGGCGTGCTGCCCAACATTCAGGCTGTTCTGCTGCCCAAGAAAACCGAGAAGGCGGTCAAGACCAAGTAA